In Bacillus cereus ATCC 14579, a single window of DNA contains:
- the prmC gene encoding peptide chain release factor N(5)-glutamine methyltransferase produces MRVYEALKWASSFLQENGRDENAGEIVLCHVLKVNRTGLLMNMREEITEEQEKSFTEFIHKHVEGIPIQYMIGYEIFYGRSFFVNEEVLIPRPETEELIVGVLERIERHFGDEKLHVADIGTGSGAISITLALENKNLHVYTVDIAQESIEVAKENAKALGAEVTFYHGDLLSPFHKTGQKLDVVVSNPPYIPEEDWRGLSPVVKEHEPKRALVGGEDGLDFYRRFMEELPNVLQKKAIVAFEIGVGQGEDVKRLLQQAFPHAHVEVVFDINGKDRMVFAEME; encoded by the coding sequence ATGCGTGTCTATGAAGCCCTGAAATGGGCTTCTTCTTTTTTACAGGAAAATGGACGAGATGAAAATGCGGGAGAAATTGTCCTTTGTCATGTATTAAAGGTGAACAGAACAGGATTACTTATGAATATGCGTGAAGAAATAACTGAGGAACAAGAGAAAAGCTTTACGGAGTTTATCCATAAGCATGTAGAAGGTATTCCTATTCAATATATGATTGGTTATGAAATATTTTATGGACGGTCTTTCTTTGTGAATGAAGAAGTATTAATACCAAGGCCGGAAACAGAAGAGCTTATAGTGGGAGTATTAGAAAGAATCGAGCGCCATTTTGGTGATGAGAAACTACATGTAGCAGATATAGGTACAGGTAGTGGAGCGATTTCTATTACGCTTGCTTTAGAAAATAAAAATCTTCATGTGTATACAGTAGATATTGCACAAGAGTCGATTGAAGTTGCAAAAGAAAATGCAAAAGCTTTAGGTGCAGAAGTAACGTTCTATCACGGTGATTTATTGTCACCATTTCATAAAACGGGTCAAAAGCTAGATGTTGTTGTTTCAAATCCTCCATATATACCGGAAGAGGATTGGCGTGGTCTTTCTCCTGTTGTGAAAGAGCATGAGCCGAAGAGAGCACTTGTTGGTGGTGAAGACGGATTAGATTTCTATCGCCGTTTTATGGAAGAATTGCCGAATGTGTTGCAGAAGAAAGCGATTGTGGCGTTTGAAATTGGAGTAGGACAAGGTGAGGATGTAAAAAGATTGTTACAACAAGCTTTTCCACATGCTCATGTTGAGGTTGTTTTCGATATTAACGGAAAAGATCGTATGGTATTTGCAGAGATGGAGTAA
- the prfA gene encoding peptide chain release factor 1, which produces MLDRLQAVENRYEKLNELLSDPAIISDSNKLREYSKEQSDIQETVEVYREYKDVREQLKDAKAMLEDKLDAEMREMVKEEVSELESQDKTLSERLKILLVPKDPNDDKNVIVEVRGAAGGDEAALFAGDLYRMYSRYAEVQGWKTEIIEASYTELGGYKEIIFMINGKGAFAKLKFENGAHRVQRVPETESGGRIHTSTATVAVLPEAEEVEIDIHEKDVRVDTFASSGPGGQSVNTTMSAVRLTHLPTGVVVSCQDEKSQIKNKEKAMKVLRARVYDKFRQEAQAEYDQNRKQAVGTGDRSERIRTYNFPQNRVTDHRIGLTIQKLDQILQGKLDDFINALVMEDQAQKMEAAE; this is translated from the coding sequence GTGTTAGATCGTTTGCAAGCTGTAGAAAATCGTTATGAGAAGTTAAATGAATTGTTAAGTGATCCAGCGATTATTAGTGATTCAAATAAGCTTCGTGAATATTCAAAGGAACAGTCTGATATACAGGAAACGGTAGAGGTGTATCGTGAGTATAAGGATGTTCGTGAGCAATTAAAAGATGCGAAAGCAATGTTAGAAGATAAGTTAGACGCAGAAATGCGTGAAATGGTAAAAGAAGAAGTTTCTGAGTTAGAATCACAAGATAAAACATTATCAGAGCGTCTGAAAATTTTACTTGTTCCAAAAGACCCTAATGATGATAAGAACGTTATCGTTGAGGTTCGTGGAGCTGCTGGTGGAGACGAGGCAGCTTTATTTGCTGGTGACTTATACCGTATGTATAGCCGTTACGCTGAGGTACAGGGCTGGAAAACGGAGATTATTGAGGCTAGCTATACAGAGTTAGGTGGATATAAAGAGATTATCTTTATGATTAATGGTAAAGGTGCTTTCGCGAAGCTGAAATTCGAGAATGGTGCTCACCGTGTACAACGTGTTCCTGAAACGGAATCTGGTGGACGTATTCATACATCTACAGCAACTGTAGCTGTATTACCAGAGGCAGAAGAAGTAGAAATTGATATTCATGAGAAAGATGTTCGTGTTGATACATTCGCTTCTAGTGGACCTGGTGGACAGAGCGTTAATACAACGATGTCAGCGGTGCGTTTAACGCATTTACCGACTGGTGTAGTTGTATCTTGTCAGGATGAGAAATCACAGATCAAGAATAAAGAAAAAGCGATGAAAGTATTACGCGCACGTGTTTATGATAAGTTTAGACAAGAAGCGCAAGCTGAGTATGATCAAAACCGTAAACAAGCTGTTGGTACGGGAGATCGTTCAGAGCGTATTCGTACGTATAACTTCCCGCAAAACCGTGTTACAGACCATCGAATCGGTTTAACGATTCAAAAGCTAGATCAAATCTTACAAGGTAAGTTAGATGATTTCATCAATGCCTTAGTGATGGAAGATCAGGCTCAAAAGATGGAGGCAGCTGAGTAA
- a CDS encoding thymidine kinase — MYLINQNGWIEVICGSMFSGKSEELIRRVRRTQFAKQHAIVFKPCIDNRYSEEDVVSHNGLKVKAVPVSASKDIFEHITEELDVIAIDEVQFFDGDIVEVVQVLANRGYRVIVAGLDQDFRGLPFGQVPQLMAIAEHVTKLQAVCSVCGSPASRTQRLIDGEPAAFDDPIILVGASESYEPRCRHCHAVPANKDK; from the coding sequence ATGTACTTAATAAATCAAAATGGCTGGATTGAAGTGATTTGCGGTAGTATGTTTTCTGGCAAGTCAGAAGAGCTAATCCGCCGTGTGCGCCGTACGCAATTTGCAAAACAACATGCAATTGTATTTAAACCATGTATTGATAATCGATATAGTGAAGAAGATGTTGTATCACATAACGGATTAAAGGTAAAAGCAGTTCCTGTTTCAGCTTCAAAGGATATATTTGAACATATTACAGAAGAGCTGGATGTTATTGCAATCGATGAGGTGCAATTTTTTGATGGGGACATTGTGGAAGTGGTGCAAGTATTGGCAAATCGTGGCTATCGTGTCATTGTAGCTGGTTTAGACCAAGATTTCCGTGGTCTACCATTTGGACAAGTTCCTCAGCTGATGGCGATTGCTGAACATGTGACAAAACTACAAGCAGTATGTTCTGTATGTGGATCTCCAGCAAGTCGTACACAACGATTAATTGATGGAGAACCAGCGGCATTTGATGATCCAATTATTTTAGTTGGAGCTTCAGAATCGTATGAACCACGTTGTCGTCATTGTCATGCAGTACCTGCAAACAAAGATAAGTAA
- a CDS encoding type B 50S ribosomal protein L31 translates to MKAGIHPDYKKVVFMDTNTGFKFLSGSTKGSNETVEWEDGNTYPLLKVEISSDSHPFYTGRQKFATADGRVDRFNKKYGLK, encoded by the coding sequence ATGAAAGCAGGAATTCACCCAGATTACAAGAAAGTTGTATTCATGGACACAAACACAGGCTTCAAATTCTTAAGCGGATCTACTAAAGGATCTAACGAAACTGTTGAGTGGGAAGATGGTAACACTTATCCATTACTAAAAGTTGAGATCAGTTCTGATTCTCACCCATTCTACACTGGACGTCAGAAGTTTGCTACTGCAGACGGACGCGTTGACCGCTTCAATAAGAAATACGGTCTTAAGTAA
- the rho gene encoding transcription termination factor Rho, producing MNLSIAALENMKLKELYELAKEFKISYYSKLTKKELIFSILKARAEKEGFFFMEGVLEIIQSEGFGFLRPINYSPSSEDIYISASQIRRFDLRNGDKVSGKVRPPKENERYFGLLQVEAVNGDDPDSAKERVHFPALTPLYPDRQMKLETEPKKLPTRIMDLIAPVGFGQRGLIVAPPKAGKTSLLKEIAHSVTTNHPEAELIVLLIDERPEEVTDIERSVKGDVVSSTFDEVPENHIKVAELVLERAMRLVEHKKDVIILMDSITRLARAYNLVIPPSGRTLSGGIDPAAFHRPKRFFGAARNIEEGGSLTILATALVDTGSRMDDVIYEEFKGTGNMELHLDRSLAERRIFPAIDIRRSGTRKEDLLIPKEHLDKLWGIRKTMRDTPDFVESFLRKLRQTKTNEEFLQNIVADSKRYVTTK from the coding sequence ATGAATTTGTCAATTGCAGCATTAGAAAACATGAAATTAAAAGAGTTATACGAGCTTGCGAAAGAATTTAAGATTTCGTATTATAGCAAGTTAACGAAAAAAGAGCTGATTTTTTCTATTTTGAAAGCTCGAGCAGAAAAAGAAGGTTTCTTTTTCATGGAAGGCGTATTAGAAATTATTCAATCAGAAGGATTTGGATTCCTACGTCCTATCAACTATTCTCCAAGCTCAGAAGATATTTATATCTCAGCTTCGCAAATTCGTCGTTTCGATTTACGTAATGGAGATAAGGTTTCTGGTAAAGTACGACCTCCGAAAGAAAATGAACGCTATTTTGGGTTATTACAAGTTGAAGCTGTAAACGGAGATGATCCAGATTCAGCAAAAGAGCGTGTGCATTTCCCTGCATTAACACCATTATACCCAGATCGCCAAATGAAATTGGAAACGGAACCGAAAAAGTTACCGACACGCATCATGGATTTAATCGCACCAGTTGGATTTGGACAACGTGGTTTAATTGTTGCGCCTCCAAAGGCTGGTAAAACAAGTCTATTAAAAGAAATCGCGCACAGTGTTACAACAAATCATCCGGAAGCAGAACTAATTGTACTTTTAATTGATGAGCGTCCAGAGGAAGTAACAGACATTGAACGTTCTGTTAAAGGAGATGTTGTAAGTTCTACTTTTGATGAAGTACCAGAAAATCATATTAAAGTAGCTGAGCTTGTGTTAGAACGTGCGATGCGTCTTGTAGAGCACAAGAAAGATGTTATCATTTTAATGGATAGTATTACCCGTTTAGCTCGAGCTTACAACCTCGTTATTCCACCAAGTGGTAGAACATTATCAGGTGGTATCGATCCAGCTGCCTTCCATAGACCGAAGCGTTTCTTTGGAGCTGCACGTAATATTGAAGAAGGCGGTAGCTTAACAATTTTAGCAACAGCCCTTGTTGATACAGGATCACGTATGGACGATGTTATTTACGAGGAATTTAAAGGAACTGGAAATATGGAACTTCACTTAGATCGTTCATTAGCTGAACGTCGTATCTTCCCAGCGATTGATATTCGTCGTTCTGGTACACGTAAAGAAGATCTATTAATTCCAAAAGAACATTTAGACAAGTTATGGGGCATTCGTAAGACAATGCGTGATACACCAGACTTTGTTGAAAGTTTCTTACGTAAGCTTCGTCAAACGAAGACAAATGAAGAGTTTTTACAAAACATTGTTGCAGACTCGAAAAGGTATGTAACAACTAAGTAA
- the glpX gene encoding class II fructose-bisphosphatase, translated as MERSLSMELVRVTEAAALSSARWMGRGKKDEADGAATSAMRDVFDTIPMKGTVVIGEGEMDEAPMLYIGEKLGTGYGPRVDVAVDPLEGTNIVAAGGWNALAVIAIADHGNLLHAPDMYMNKIAVGPEAVGAVDIDAPIIDNLRAVAKAKNKDIEDVVATVLNRPRHQEIIEEIRKAGARIKLINDGDVAGAINTAFDRTGVDILFGSGGAPEGVLAAVALKCLGGEIHGKLLPQNEAELARCKKMGIEDINRILRMEDLVKGDDAIFAATGVTDGELLRGVQFKGSVGTTQSLVMRAKSGTVRFVDGRHSLNKKPNLVIK; from the coding sequence GTGGAAAGAAGTTTATCTATGGAGTTAGTACGTGTAACAGAGGCTGCAGCTTTATCATCAGCGCGTTGGATGGGGCGCGGGAAAAAGGATGAGGCAGACGGTGCAGCAACATCAGCTATGCGTGATGTATTTGATACAATTCCGATGAAAGGTACAGTTGTAATTGGTGAAGGTGAGATGGATGAAGCACCAATGCTATATATCGGAGAGAAATTAGGTACAGGATATGGACCACGTGTAGACGTTGCGGTTGATCCTTTAGAAGGGACAAACATCGTAGCAGCCGGTGGCTGGAATGCTCTTGCTGTCATTGCAATTGCAGACCACGGTAATTTGTTACATGCCCCTGACATGTACATGAATAAAATCGCGGTTGGCCCAGAAGCAGTTGGGGCGGTCGACATTGATGCGCCTATTATTGATAACTTACGTGCAGTTGCGAAAGCGAAAAATAAAGATATTGAAGATGTTGTAGCGACAGTTTTAAATCGTCCACGTCATCAAGAAATTATCGAAGAAATTCGTAAAGCTGGTGCGCGCATTAAATTGATTAATGATGGAGATGTAGCTGGAGCGATTAATACAGCGTTTGATCGTACAGGTGTAGATATTTTATTTGGATCTGGTGGAGCACCTGAAGGTGTATTAGCAGCAGTTGCTTTAAAATGTTTAGGTGGAGAAATTCACGGAAAACTATTGCCACAAAACGAAGCTGAATTAGCACGTTGTAAAAAAATGGGCATAGAAGACATTAATCGTATCCTTCGCATGGAGGACTTAGTAAAAGGTGACGATGCAATCTTTGCAGCAACAGGCGTAACAGATGGAGAACTATTACGTGGTGTTCAATTTAAAGGTAGCGTAGGAACAACGCAATCCCTTGTTATGCGCGCAAAATCAGGCACAGTTCGCTTCGTAGATGGTCGTCATAGCTTAAATAAAAAACCGAACTTGGTTATTAAATAA
- the murA gene encoding UDP-N-acetylglucosamine 1-carboxyvinyltransferase, which yields MEKLLIEGGRALNGTIRVSGAKNSAVALIPTTILADTPVTIGGVPNISDVKMLGDLLEEIGGKVTYGQEEEMVVDPSNMVAMPLPNGKVKKLRASYYLMGAMLGRFKKAVIGLPGGCHLGPRPIDQHIKGFEALGAHVTNEQGAIYLRADELRGARIYLDVVSVGATINIMLAAVRAKGRTVIENAAKEPEIIDVATLLTSMGARIKGAGTDVIRIDGVDSLHGCHHTIIPDRIEAGTYMILGAASGGEVTVDNVIPQHLESVTAKLREAGVQVETNDDQITVNGNRKLKVVDIKTLVYPGFPTDLQQPFTTLLTKAHGTGVVTDTIYGARFKHIDELRRMNAQIKVEGRSAIVTGPVLLQGAKVKASDLRAGAALVIAGLMADGITEVTGLEHIDRGYENIVDKLKGLGANIWREQMTKQEIEEMKNA from the coding sequence ATGGAAAAATTGCTAATTGAAGGCGGAAGAGCTTTAAATGGAACAATTCGAGTAAGTGGTGCAAAGAACAGTGCCGTTGCATTAATTCCAACGACAATTTTAGCAGATACTCCAGTAACTATTGGTGGTGTCCCTAATATTTCGGACGTGAAAATGTTAGGAGACTTACTAGAGGAAATTGGAGGGAAAGTAACTTATGGACAGGAGGAAGAGATGGTAGTCGATCCTTCTAACATGGTTGCAATGCCTTTGCCAAATGGAAAAGTGAAAAAATTGCGCGCTTCTTATTATTTAATGGGTGCAATGCTTGGCCGTTTTAAAAAAGCTGTTATTGGGCTTCCGGGTGGATGTCATTTAGGACCGAGGCCGATTGATCAGCATATTAAAGGGTTTGAAGCGCTAGGTGCACATGTTACGAATGAACAAGGTGCCATCTATTTAAGAGCAGATGAGCTACGCGGGGCACGTATTTATTTAGATGTTGTTAGTGTAGGAGCTACGATTAATATTATGCTAGCAGCTGTACGAGCGAAAGGTAGAACTGTTATTGAAAATGCAGCGAAAGAGCCTGAGATCATTGATGTAGCTACATTGTTAACAAGCATGGGAGCACGTATTAAAGGTGCTGGTACTGACGTAATCCGAATAGATGGTGTTGACTCTTTACATGGTTGTCACCATACTATCATCCCAGATCGTATTGAAGCTGGTACGTATATGATTCTAGGAGCTGCATCAGGAGGAGAAGTAACGGTTGATAACGTTATTCCTCAGCATTTAGAATCAGTTACTGCAAAGCTAAGAGAAGCTGGTGTTCAAGTTGAAACGAACGATGATCAAATTACGGTGAACGGTAATAGAAAGTTAAAAGTAGTTGATATCAAAACGCTTGTATATCCAGGTTTTCCAACGGATTTACAACAGCCGTTTACGACGCTTTTAACAAAGGCACACGGGACGGGAGTTGTAACAGATACAATTTACGGTGCCCGTTTCAAACACATTGATGAATTACGTCGTATGAATGCTCAAATTAAAGTAGAGGGTCGTTCGGCAATTGTAACTGGTCCTGTGTTACTGCAAGGTGCAAAAGTGAAGGCGAGTGATTTACGAGCAGGAGCGGCACTTGTTATTGCAGGGTTAATGGCAGATGGAATTACAGAAGTAACAGGACTTGAGCATATTGATCGAGGTTATGAGAATATAGTGGACAAGCTTAAAGGGCTTGGTGCAAACATTTGGCGAGAACAAATGACAAAGCAAGAAATTGAAGAAATGAAGAACGCATAA
- a CDS encoding class II fructose-bisphosphate aldolase encodes MPLVSMKEMLNKALEGKYAVGQFNMNNLEWTQAILAAAEEEKSPVILGVSEGAARHMTGFKTVVAMVKALIEEMNITVPVAIHLDHGSSFEKCKEAIDAGFTSVMIDASHHPFEENVETTKQVVEYAHARNVSVEAELGTVGGQEDDVIAEGVIYADPAECKHLVEATGIDCLAPALGSVHGPYKGEPNLGFAEMEQVRDFTGVPLVLHGGTGIPTADIEKAISLGTSKINVNTENQIEFTKAVREVLNKDQEVYDPRKFIGPGRDAIKATVIGKIREFGSNGKA; translated from the coding sequence ATGCCTTTAGTTTCTATGAAAGAAATGCTAAACAAAGCACTAGAAGGAAAATACGCAGTTGGTCAATTCAACATGAACAACTTAGAGTGGACTCAAGCTATCTTAGCTGCTGCGGAAGAAGAAAAATCTCCTGTAATCCTAGGTGTATCTGAGGGTGCAGCTCGTCATATGACTGGTTTCAAAACAGTTGTAGCTATGGTTAAAGCTTTAATCGAAGAAATGAACATCACTGTTCCTGTAGCGATTCACCTTGACCATGGTTCAAGCTTCGAAAAATGTAAAGAAGCAATTGATGCAGGTTTCACATCTGTAATGATCGACGCTTCTCACCACCCATTCGAAGAAAACGTTGAAACTACTAAACAAGTAGTAGAATACGCACACGCTCGTAACGTATCTGTTGAAGCTGAGCTTGGAACAGTTGGCGGACAAGAAGACGACGTAATCGCTGAAGGCGTAATTTACGCTGACCCAGCAGAGTGTAAGCACCTTGTTGAAGCAACAGGTATCGATTGCCTAGCTCCAGCTTTAGGTTCTGTACACGGTCCTTACAAAGGTGAGCCTAACTTAGGATTCGCTGAAATGGAACAAGTTCGTGACTTCACTGGCGTACCTTTAGTATTACATGGTGGTACTGGTATCCCAACTGCTGATATCGAAAAAGCTATCTCTTTAGGTACTTCAAAAATCAACGTAAACACTGAGAACCAAATCGAGTTTACAAAAGCTGTTCGTGAAGTATTAAACAAAGACCAAGAAGTTTACGATCCTCGTAAATTTATCGGACCTGGCCGCGACGCTATCAAAGCAACTGTTATTGGTAAAATTCGCGAATTCGGTTCTAACGGTAAAGCGTAA
- the spo0F gene encoding sporulation initiation phosphotransferase Spo0F, with product MEGKILIVDDQYGIRVLLHEVFQKEGYQTFQAANGFQALDIVKKDNPDLVVLDMKIPGMDGIEILKHVKEIDESIKVILMTAYGELDMIQEAKDLGALMHFAKPFDIDEIRQAVRNELAVEA from the coding sequence ATGGAAGGTAAAATTTTAATCGTTGATGATCAATATGGGATTCGTGTGTTATTACATGAAGTGTTCCAAAAAGAAGGTTATCAGACATTCCAAGCAGCGAATGGATTTCAAGCTTTAGATATCGTGAAAAAAGATAATCCAGATTTAGTAGTGTTAGATATGAAAATTCCAGGCATGGATGGTATAGAGATTTTAAAGCATGTAAAAGAAATTGATGAGAGTATTAAAGTAATTTTAATGACTGCTTATGGAGAGCTTGATATGATCCAAGAAGCAAAAGATTTAGGAGCTTTAATGCATTTTGCTAAACCATTTGATATTGATGAAATTCGTCAAGCTGTGAGAAATGAGCTCGCTGTAGAGGCATAA
- a CDS encoding DUF2529 domain-containing protein, translated as MLKIFSTQLSGYFSRVSQKEEMNIEDSARLLAQALVGDGFIYLHGTNEMEGVVAEALFGAEPMKQAKRLFENGKEAEVTSADRVLLISRFSTDEAVVEIAKKLQEEGHSIVGISALQEGTESLERYTDVHIDTKLLKGLIPDDEGNRYGFPSLIVALFAYHGIKFTIDEMLNEY; from the coding sequence ATGTTAAAAATTTTTTCAACTCAATTAAGTGGTTATTTCTCCAGAGTTTCTCAAAAAGAAGAAATGAATATAGAAGATAGCGCTCGTTTACTTGCTCAAGCACTAGTTGGCGATGGTTTCATTTATTTACATGGTACAAATGAAATGGAGGGCGTTGTTGCCGAGGCACTATTCGGTGCTGAACCAATGAAGCAAGCAAAACGCTTATTTGAAAATGGTAAAGAAGCAGAAGTAACCTCTGCGGATCGTGTACTTCTTATTAGCCGTTTTTCAACAGATGAAGCGGTTGTAGAAATTGCAAAAAAACTACAAGAAGAGGGACACTCTATTGTCGGCATTTCTGCTCTTCAAGAAGGTACGGAATCACTCGAACGATATACAGACGTACATATTGATACAAAACTGTTAAAAGGTCTTATTCCAGACGATGAAGGTAATCGCTACGGATTCCCAAGTTTAATAGTAGCCTTATTTGCTTATCACGGGATTAAATTTACAATCGATGAAATGTTAAATGAATATTAA
- the pyrG gene encoding CTP synthase: protein MTKYIFVTGGVVSSLGKGITAASLGRLLKNRGLNVTIQKFDPYINVDPGTMSPYQHGEVFVTDDGAETDLDLGHYERFIDINLNKYSNVTTGKIYSSVLQKERRGEYLGGTVQVIPHITNEIKERVYRSGRETNADVVITEIGGTVGDIESLPFLEAIRQIKSDIGRDNVMYIHCTLIPYLKAAGEMKTKPTQHSVKELRSLGIQPNIIVVRTEMPVSQDMKDKLALFCDIDTKAVIEARDADTLYAVPLSLQEQNMDQIVCDHLKLDNPAADMTEWTALVNKVRNLSKKTKIALVGKYVELQDAYISVVEALRHAGYSFDTDVEVKWVNAEHVTAENVKELVGDTDGILVPGGFGDRGVEGKIVAIQYARENKVPFLGICLGMQLASIEFARNVLGLEGANSSEINPDTPYAIIDLLPEQKDVEDLGGTLRLGLYPCKLAEETNAYNAYNEPVVYERHRHRYEFNNQFRPDMEKEGFVFSGTSPDGRLVEIIELKDHPWFVAAQFHPELVSRPNRPQPLFHDFVRASITNKESK from the coding sequence ATGACTAAGTATATTTTTGTAACAGGCGGTGTAGTATCGTCTTTAGGAAAAGGTATTACAGCAGCATCTCTTGGAAGACTTTTAAAAAATCGTGGTTTAAACGTAACGATTCAAAAGTTTGATCCATACATTAACGTAGACCCAGGGACTATGAGCCCATATCAACACGGTGAGGTATTCGTAACAGATGATGGCGCAGAAACTGACTTAGACCTTGGTCACTATGAGCGTTTTATCGACATTAACTTAAACAAATACAGCAACGTAACAACAGGTAAAATTTACTCTTCAGTTCTTCAAAAAGAGCGTCGCGGTGAATATTTAGGAGGAACAGTTCAAGTTATTCCTCACATTACTAACGAAATTAAAGAACGCGTATATCGTTCTGGTCGTGAAACAAATGCGGATGTTGTTATTACAGAAATCGGTGGAACTGTTGGTGACATCGAGTCTCTACCATTCTTAGAAGCAATCCGTCAAATTAAGAGCGACATCGGTCGTGACAATGTAATGTACATTCACTGTACGTTAATCCCGTACTTAAAAGCAGCGGGTGAAATGAAGACAAAACCAACACAACATAGTGTTAAAGAACTTCGTAGCTTAGGAATTCAACCAAACATTATCGTTGTTCGTACAGAAATGCCTGTTTCTCAAGATATGAAAGACAAGCTTGCATTATTCTGTGACATTGATACAAAAGCAGTTATCGAAGCTCGCGATGCAGATACTTTATATGCGGTTCCATTATCTCTTCAAGAACAAAATATGGACCAAATCGTTTGTGACCACTTAAAATTAGACAATCCAGCTGCAGATATGACAGAGTGGACTGCTCTAGTTAACAAAGTGCGTAATCTTTCTAAGAAAACAAAAATCGCTCTTGTTGGTAAATATGTAGAACTTCAAGATGCTTATATTTCTGTTGTAGAAGCACTTCGTCATGCTGGTTACTCATTCGACACAGATGTAGAAGTAAAATGGGTAAATGCTGAGCACGTAACAGCAGAAAACGTAAAAGAATTAGTTGGCGATACAGATGGTATCCTTGTACCAGGTGGCTTCGGTGATCGTGGTGTAGAAGGTAAAATCGTTGCGATTCAATATGCTCGTGAAAACAAAGTTCCATTCTTAGGAATTTGCTTAGGTATGCAACTTGCATCAATCGAATTCGCACGTAATGTATTAGGTTTAGAAGGTGCTAACTCTTCTGAAATCAACCCTGACACACCATATGCAATCATCGACTTATTACCAGAACAAAAAGATGTAGAGGACCTAGGTGGTACACTTCGTCTTGGTCTATACCCATGTAAGCTTGCTGAAGAAACAAATGCTTACAATGCTTATAATGAGCCGGTTGTATATGAACGTCATCGTCATCGTTATGAGTTCAACAACCAGTTCCGTCCGGATATGGAAAAAGAAGGATTTGTATTCTCTGGTACAAGCCCAGACGGTCGTCTAGTTGAAATCATTGAATTAAAAGATCATCCTTGGTTCGTGGCAGCACAGTTCCACCCAGAACTTGTTTCTCGTCCAAACCGTCCACAACCATTGTTCCATGACTTCGTAAGAGCTTCTATTACGAATAAAGAGAGCAAGTAA
- the rpoE gene encoding DNA-directed RNA polymerase subunit delta, which yields MDFKQYSPEELKECSMIEVVHSVLGDKKQATTFNELVQEIAQVLGLSQEQVNAKIAQFYTDLNIDGRFINLGENRWGLRSWYPYEQIDEEILPQPKPKKKRKVEEDGFDDYIEEDEDDFDDADVNEDEDDDVEDLDKVLEEEDGDDDDLDDLDEDDDDFAEEELEYDETEEEEEEEL from the coding sequence GTGGATTTTAAGCAATATTCACCAGAAGAGCTAAAAGAATGTTCAATGATTGAAGTTGTACATAGCGTTTTAGGGGATAAAAAACAAGCAACGACATTCAACGAGTTGGTTCAAGAAATCGCTCAAGTGCTGGGACTATCTCAAGAGCAAGTTAATGCGAAAATCGCACAATTTTATACAGACTTAAACATCGATGGACGTTTCATTAATTTAGGAGAAAATCGTTGGGGGCTACGCAGCTGGTACCCATACGAGCAAATTGATGAAGAAATCTTGCCTCAACCAAAACCGAAGAAGAAACGTAAAGTTGAAGAAGACGGTTTTGACGACTACATTGAAGAAGATGAAGATGACTTCGACGATGCAGATGTAAATGAAGACGAAGATGATGATGTAGAAGATTTGGACAAGGTTCTTGAAGAAGAAGACGGAGATGACGACGATCTTGATGATTTAGACGAAGATGACGACGACTTCGCTGAAGAAGAACTTGAGTATGACGAAACTGAAGAAGAAGAAGAGGAAGAACTGTAG